The following coding sequences are from one Muntiacus reevesi chromosome 17, mMunRee1.1, whole genome shotgun sequence window:
- the HAND2 gene encoding heart- and neural crest derivatives-expressed protein 2, with amino-acid sequence MSLVGGFPHHPVVHHEGYPFAAAAAAAAAAAASRCSHEENPYFHGWLIGHPEMSPPDYSMALSYSPEYASGAASLDHSHYGGVPPGAGPPGLGGPRPVKRRGTANRKERRRTQSINSAFAELRECIPNVPADTKLSKIKTLRLATSYIAYLMDLLAKDDQNGEAEAFKAEIKKTDVKEEKRKKELNEILKSTVSSNDKKTKGRTGWPQHVWALELKQ; translated from the exons ATGAGTCTGGTGGGGGGCTTCCCCCACCACCCGGTGGTGCATCATGAGGGCTATCCgttcgccgccgccgccgccgctgctgccgCCGCGGCCGCCAGCCGCTGCAGCCACGAGGAGAACCCCTACTTCCACGGCTGGCTCATCGGCCACCCCGAGATGTCGCCCCCCGATTACAGCATGGCCCTGTCCTACAGCCCCGAGTACGCCAGCGGCGCCGCCAGCCTGGACCACTCCCATTACGGGGGGGTGCCGCCGGGCGCCGGGCCCCCAGGCCTGGGGGGGCCGCGCCCGGTGAAGCGCCGGGGCACCGCCAACCGCAAGGAGCGGCGCAGGACTCAAAGCATTAACAGCGCCTTCGCAGAGCTGCGCGAGTGCATCCCCAACGTGCCCGCCGACACCAAGCTTTCCAAGATCAAGACTCTGCGCCTGGCCACCAGCTACATCGCCTACCTCATGGACCTGCTGGCCAAGGACGACCAGAACGGCGAGGCGGAGGCCTTCAAGGCAGAGATCAAGAAGACagatgtgaaagaagagaagcggaAGAAGGAGCTG AATGAAATCTTGAAAAGCACAGTAAGCAGCAACGACAAGAAAACCAAAGGCCGGACGGGCTGGCCACAGCATGTCTGGGCCCTGGAGCTCAAGcagtga